Proteins found in one Arachis stenosperma cultivar V10309 chromosome 8, arast.V10309.gnm1.PFL2, whole genome shotgun sequence genomic segment:
- the LOC130944418 gene encoding arogenate dehydratase 3, chloroplastic-like, translating to MTTLTQPPSNTLSLNYLLKQRSKWAGPNRVKCVYAFEPTSFGIGSNRVDWQSSCAILSSKVFSEEKSSSSSNSTGNNNSTADNIAAVNGHKTAVTDLNLVPINGSADNAKSLPPKPLTISDLSPAPMHGSQLRVAYQGVPGAYSEAAAGKAYPNCEAIPCDQFEVAFQAVELWIADRAVLPVENSLGGSIHRNYDLLLRHRLHIVGEVQLPVHHCLLALPGVRKEYLSRVISHPQALAQCEHTLTKLGLNVVREAVDDTAGAAEFVAVNCLRDTAAIASARAAELYGLQVLADGIQDDPSNVTRFVMLAREPIIPRTDRPFKTSIVFAHDKGTSVLFKVLSAFAFRNISLTKIESRPHRNRPIRLVDDANVGTAKHFEYLFYVDFEASMADVRAQNALAEVQEFTSFLRVLGSYPMDMTPWTPSSRGN from the coding sequence ATGACCACCCTAACGCAGCCACCTTCTAATACTCTCAGTCTCAACTACCTCCTAAAACAGCGTTCCAAATGGGCCGGCCCGAACCGCGTTAAATGCGTTTATGCCTTCGAACCCACCAGTTTCGGAATCGGCTCCAACCGAGTTGACTGGCAGAGCTCCTGCGCCATTTTATCCAGCAAAGTCTTCTCGGAGGaaaaatcttcttcttcctctaatTCCACCGGAAACAACAACTCTACCGCTGATAACATCGCCGCTGTTAACGGCCACAAAACCGCTGTTACGGACCTTAATCTCGTCCCGATTAACGGCAGCGCAGACAACGCTAAGTCGCTGCCTCCCAAGCCACTAACGATTTCTGACCTCTCGCCGGCTCCGATGCACGGTTCGCAGCTTCGTGTGGCGTACCAAGGCGTTCCTGGCGCATACTCCGAGGCTGCCGCTGGAAAAGCTTACCCTAACTGTGAGGCCATACCTTGCGACCAGTTCGAGGTGGCGTTCCAAGCAGTGGAGCTCTGGATTGCCGACCGCGCTGTACTCCCAGTTGAAAACTCCCTTGGCGGATCGATCCACCGGAACTACGATCTCCTCCTCCGCCACCGCCTTCACATCGTTGGCGAGGTACAGCTTCCTGTCCACCACTGCCTCCTCGCTCTCCCCGGCGTACGAAAGGAGTACCTCAGCCGCGTAATCTCGCACCCTCAAGCTCTAGCTCAGTGTGAGCACACTCTCACAAAGCTCGGCCTCAACGTGGTTCGCGAGGCCGTCGACGACACCGCGGGTGCTGCAGAGTTCGTGGCAGTCAACTGCCTCCGCGACACGGCGGCAATTGCGAGCGCTCGCGCAGCAGAGCTGTATGGACTCCAAGTTTTAGCGGACGGGATCCAAGACGACCCGAGCAACGTAACCCGATTCGTGATGCTGGCACGAGAACCGATAATTCCTCGTACGGACAGGCCGTTCAAGACAAGCATTGTTTTTGCGCACGATAAGGGCACTTCGGTACTTTTCAAGGTGCTATCGGCGTTTGCCTTCAGAAACATAAGCTTGACGAAGATCGAGTCGCGGCCACACAGGAACCGTCCGATAAGGCTCGTGGATGATGCGAACGTTGGAACGGCGAAGCACTTTGAGTATCTATTCTACGTTGATTTTGAGGCGTCTATGGCGGATGTTAGGGCTCAGAATGCCTTGGCAGAGGTGCAGGAATTCACCTCTTTCTTGAGGGTCTTGGGGAGTTATCCTATGGACATGACCCCTTGGACACCCTCTTCGAGAGGAAATtag